One Thermodesulfobacteriota bacterium DNA segment encodes these proteins:
- a CDS encoding transcriptional repressor produces MTARGQDGIRDIFHARKLKCTPQRLSVFKVLKESETYLSINGIHAKVKVLLPGTGLATVYRSLETLIDLGLVVKVHLEDGCHSYAVAPEGHRHPIVCTECNKVIEFAECPLDKISEKLSKDTGIQIQNHFLQLFGKCRECSA; encoded by the coding sequence ATGACTGCCAGGGGTCAGGACGGCATAAGGGATATTTTTCACGCCCGGAAGCTGAAGTGTACGCCGCAGAGGCTTTCGGTATTCAAGGTTCTGAAAGAGAGCGAGACTTATCTTTCCATAAACGGCATACACGCGAAGGTGAAAGTGCTACTGCCGGGGACGGGGCTCGCGACCGTGTACAGATCGCTCGAGACGCTTATAGACCTCGGCCTCGTCGTGAAGGTGCACCTGGAAGACGGGTGCCACAGCTACGCCGTCGCGCCCGAGGGGCACAGGCACCCTATCGTCTGCACCGAGTGCAACAAGGTCATAGAGTTCGCCGAATGCCCGCTCGACAAGATATCCGAGAAGCTCTCGAAGGACACGGGAATACAGATACAGAACCACTTCCTTCAATTATTCGGCAAGTGCAGGGAATGCAGCGCATGA
- a CDS encoding energy-coupling factor ABC transporter permease produces the protein MSHIHIPDGVLPLWIVAAGWVVTALLLALCLRRVNSGDVKRKLPLIGIVSALMIAGMTLEIVPIAYHINLSIIAGILLGPALAFISVFIVDLIISMFGHGGITVVGLNTIVIGAEAVLGYYLFQLLRTVMAGRGPGWSSAVAAVLSLFLSTSIMLGIVYVSHINPAAAFHTEETVLDGGGAAVNTEAHRSLDFGRFVKTIFLLAPLGWALEAAVAGLVVSYLYRVRPDLVASGDT, from the coding sequence ATGTCTCACATACACATACCTGACGGCGTTCTCCCTTTGTGGATAGTGGCCGCGGGGTGGGTGGTCACGGCCCTCCTTCTCGCGCTTTGCCTCCGGAGGGTGAATTCCGGGGACGTGAAGAGGAAGCTTCCCCTTATAGGCATAGTATCGGCGCTGATGATAGCGGGCATGACGCTCGAAATAGTGCCCATCGCGTATCACATAAACCTGAGCATAATCGCCGGCATACTCCTCGGCCCGGCTCTCGCTTTCATATCCGTTTTTATCGTGGACCTCATAATATCGATGTTCGGGCACGGGGGGATCACGGTCGTCGGGCTTAATACTATAGTAATCGGCGCGGAGGCCGTGCTCGGCTATTACCTGTTCCAGCTTTTAAGGACGGTCATGGCGGGGCGGGGCCCTGGATGGTCGTCGGCGGTCGCGGCGGTTTTGAGCCTCTTTCTGAGCACCTCCATAATGCTGGGGATAGTCTACGTTTCGCACATAAATCCGGCGGCGGCGTTTCACACCGAAGAAACTGTTCTCGACGGGGGCGGCGCCGCCGTGAATACGGAGGCGCACCGCAGCCTCGACTTCGGAAGGTTCGTAAAGACTATTTTTCTGCTGGCGCCGCTGGGATGGGCGCTCGAAGCCGCCGTCGCGGGGCTCGTCGTGTCGTATCTTTACAGGGTGAGGCCAGACCTCGTGGCCTCGGGGGATACGTAG
- a CDS encoding ATP-binding cassette domain-containing protein → MEEIVRVKDLGFRYPDGTSLRFEGEDFSVRKGERVVMLGPNGSGKSTLLSLLLGILRASGGEMDVMGVDPGKDYEKVRERIGALLQNPDLQIIAPRVWDDVSFSPRNYGYGKEKTEELVGDVLKRLEIEHLKDKVPHYLSGGEKTKVALAGALVTKPELLILDEPFEHIDPMCRTEMIRLLNSVNHENETAIILSTHNMNTVPLIADTVYLMAVGGKIVAKGTPKEVFSMTGALAECHIEPPVLGELFAELKKLGIDLDPSLNVKDAALTIANHMLSSEGKAGHG, encoded by the coding sequence ATGGAAGAAATCGTAAGGGTGAAAGACCTCGGCTTCAGATACCCGGACGGCACCTCGCTCAGGTTCGAAGGGGAGGACTTTTCGGTCCGCAAGGGTGAGCGCGTCGTCATGCTCGGCCCGAACGGGAGCGGGAAGTCCACACTGCTCTCGCTCTTGCTCGGAATCCTCAGGGCTTCAGGCGGCGAGATGGACGTCATGGGCGTTGACCCCGGGAAGGATTACGAGAAGGTGCGGGAGAGGATAGGGGCGCTGCTACAGAACCCGGACCTTCAGATAATAGCGCCCAGGGTTTGGGACGACGTATCGTTCTCGCCGAGGAATTACGGGTACGGGAAGGAAAAGACGGAGGAGCTTGTGGGCGATGTGCTCAAGAGGCTCGAAATCGAGCACCTTAAGGACAAGGTGCCCCATTACCTTTCCGGCGGCGAGAAGACGAAGGTCGCTCTCGCGGGGGCTCTGGTCACGAAGCCCGAGCTATTGATACTGGACGAGCCCTTCGAGCACATAGACCCGATGTGCAGGACCGAGATGATAAGGCTCCTTAATTCGGTGAATCATGAAAACGAAACGGCTATAATATTGTCAACGCATAACATGAATACCGTCCCTCTCATCGCCGACACCGTTTATCTCATGGCGGTCGGGGGGAAGATTGTCGCCAAGGGGACGCCGAAAGAGGTGTTTTCGATGACCGGCGCGCTCGCCGAATGTCATATAGAGCCGCCCGTCCTCGGGGAACTGTTCGCCGAGCTGAAGAAGCTCGGTATCGACCTCGACCCGTCGCTAAATGTAAAGGATGCGGCTCTCACGATCGCGAATCATATGTTATCATCTGAGGGCAAGGCCGGACACGGATAA
- a CDS encoding DEAD/DEAH box helicase, which translates to MKSFDNLGLSEGMLSALKKKGFEAPTPIQELTIPEMLGSTKDLVAQAQTGTGKTAAFGVPLIELIKENTGHVQVLILTPTRELAIQVAEEINSLKGDRELSIVPIYGGQSMSLQLRSLRNGIDIVVGTPGRVLDHIWSGELSLGKLSYFVLDEADEMLNMGFIDDVKEILSHTPEDKRTMLFSATMPREIVDIAKNHMHEYNELKVESEQLTVSLTDQIYFEVKHADKFEALCRLIDMEDDFYGLVFCRTKHDADKIANKLSRRGYDAGALHGNMSQLQRERMLTLFRKKRVNILVATDVAARGLDVHDLTHVINYALPQDPKAYIHRIGRTGRAGKEGNAVTFVTPEEYRKLKFITKEAKTDIRKAKLPLKSDAALQERKRTKKEVDKIVNAPARNGDYLELSKELLKKKNAEEVVASLLQHTFGRDDRKNGSDTAEIDDKGTTRLYVAHGKRDGLTKKKLLGYIKEKSGISPDNITDIQILQKFSFLTMPFHEAEVLLALFKDKKEGSGPFITMAKKEKARG; encoded by the coding sequence ATGAAATCGTTCGATAATTTAGGTCTATCCGAGGGTATGTTAAGCGCCCTCAAGAAAAAGGGGTTCGAAGCCCCGACTCCAATCCAGGAACTGACAATACCCGAAATGCTGGGAAGCACGAAAGACCTCGTGGCGCAGGCGCAGACCGGCACGGGCAAGACGGCGGCGTTCGGCGTACCGCTCATCGAGCTTATCAAGGAAAACACGGGCCACGTTCAGGTGCTCATCCTTACACCCACGAGGGAGCTCGCGATACAGGTCGCCGAGGAGATAAACTCGCTCAAGGGAGACAGGGAGCTCTCGATCGTGCCCATATACGGCGGGCAGTCGATGAGCCTTCAATTGCGAAGCCTCCGGAACGGCATCGACATCGTAGTCGGAACCCCGGGCAGGGTGCTCGACCACATCTGGAGCGGCGAGCTCTCGCTCGGAAAGCTCTCCTATTTCGTCCTCGACGAGGCCGACGAGATGCTCAACATGGGGTTCATAGACGACGTTAAGGAAATACTCAGCCATACGCCCGAAGACAAGAGGACCATGCTTTTCTCGGCGACGATGCCCCGCGAGATCGTTGACATAGCCAAAAACCACATGCACGAATACAACGAGCTCAAGGTCGAGTCCGAGCAGCTCACGGTGAGCCTGACGGATCAGATCTACTTCGAGGTGAAGCATGCCGATAAATTCGAGGCCCTCTGCCGCCTTATAGACATGGAAGACGATTTTTACGGCCTGGTATTCTGCCGGACGAAGCACGACGCCGATAAAATCGCCAACAAGCTCAGCCGGCGCGGGTACGACGCGGGCGCCCTTCACGGCAACATGTCCCAGCTCCAGAGGGAGCGCATGCTCACGCTCTTCAGGAAAAAGCGCGTGAACATCCTCGTTGCGACGGACGTCGCGGCCAGGGGGCTCGACGTGCACGACCTCACGCACGTCATAAACTATGCGCTGCCCCAGGACCCCAAGGCCTACATCCACAGGATAGGGAGGACGGGAAGGGCCGGCAAGGAGGGGAACGCCGTCACGTTCGTAACGCCCGAAGAATACAGGAAGCTCAAATTCATAACCAAAGAGGCCAAGACGGACATCCGGAAGGCCAAGCTCCCTCTTAAATCCGACGCCGCTCTTCAGGAGCGTAAGCGCACGAAGAAAGAGGTAGACAAAATTGTAAACGCGCCGGCGCGTAACGGTGACTACCTCGAGCTATCGAAAGAGCTCCTCAAAAAGAAGAACGCCGAGGAAGTCGTGGCGTCCTTACTCCAGCACACTTTCGGCAGGGACGACAGGAAAAACGGCAGCGACACGGCCGAGATAGACGACAAGGGGACGACCCGCCTCTACGTCGCCCACGGAAAGCGCGACGGCCTTACAAAGAAGAAGCTCCTCGGCTACATAAAAGAGAAGAGCGGAATATCGCCGG
- a CDS encoding energy-coupling factor transporter transmembrane component T: MDVSAIDYYANHGGSFLHRASAPPKLVFAGLVIASVVVTGNFYFLLGAYILLAALVFRTGLPALKVITIAAYPAIFALIFAVAGWNGDWIGAGVIMLKALTAALASVIVIVTTPYPDVFASLRPFLPKIIAEGLFLTYRSLFLLLDLMDNLLKALRVRGGISRGKIVRNVVNFSSGIGLLLVRGLDISEKFYGIMRVRGYNGKLSGGYDRAGSPACDAGAVLTGAAILALALLVRFGQGLDALGIYFVYAAVLALALSAAWGLYPKREAEAWKKS; the protein is encoded by the coding sequence ATGGACGTTTCGGCAATAGATTATTACGCAAATCACGGCGGGAGCTTCCTCCACAGGGCGTCCGCGCCGCCCAAGCTCGTATTCGCCGGGCTCGTCATAGCTTCGGTCGTCGTGACGGGGAATTTTTATTTCCTCCTCGGGGCTTATATCCTGCTCGCCGCCCTCGTTTTCAGGACCGGCCTTCCGGCGCTTAAGGTCATAACGATTGCGGCTTATCCCGCCATATTCGCGCTCATATTCGCGGTTGCCGGATGGAACGGGGACTGGATCGGCGCCGGCGTAATAATGCTGAAGGCGCTTACCGCAGCCCTCGCGTCGGTGATCGTCATAGTCACGACGCCGTACCCGGACGTGTTCGCGTCGCTAAGGCCGTTTTTGCCGAAGATCATAGCCGAGGGGCTTTTCCTTACTTACAGGTCGCTCTTTCTCCTTTTGGACCTCATGGACAACCTCTTGAAGGCGCTCAGGGTAAGGGGCGGAATCTCGCGGGGGAAGATCGTACGCAACGTCGTGAATTTTTCGTCCGGAATAGGGCTCCTGCTGGTGCGGGGGCTCGACATTTCGGAGAAGTTCTACGGCATTATGAGGGTGAGGGGATACAACGGCAAATTATCCGGCGGATACGATAGAGCCGGAAGCCCGGCGTGCGACGCTGGGGCGGTTTTGACCGGCGCGGCGATACTCGCGCTCGCGCTCCTCGTACGCTTCGGGCAGGGGCTCGACGCGCTCGGGATATATTTCGTCTACGCCGCCGTGCTCGCGCTGGCCCTGTCGGCCGCGTGGGGCCTTTATCCTAAACGGGAGGCCGAAGCATGGAAGAAATCGTAA